From a region of the Bacteroidia bacterium genome:
- the plsY gene encoding glycerol-3-phosphate 1-O-acyltransferase PlsY, translating to MLTLSNFLTILLAYFIGSIPTAVWIGRYFYKVDVREHGSGNSGATNTFRVLGKRAGLPVLIIDVLKGWGSVNLAYLVSESPGNERFLELQMVLGIAALLGHIFPVLAAFRGGKGIATLLGVTLALHPQAALVCIGVFALVFLLTNYVSLSSMVSALSFPVSLMFFFPTGVPSFVAFSLFLVAIVLLTHQKNIERLINREESKIHLLRKRPASRPREADEE from the coding sequence ATGCTGACTCTTTCCAATTTTCTTACCATTCTTTTGGCCTATTTCATTGGGTCTATTCCAACGGCGGTGTGGATCGGCCGGTACTTTTACAAGGTGGATGTGCGGGAACACGGAAGTGGCAATTCCGGGGCCACAAATACTTTCCGCGTTCTGGGAAAAAGGGCTGGTCTCCCGGTATTGATAATTGATGTACTGAAGGGATGGGGAAGCGTAAATCTGGCCTATCTCGTTTCAGAAAGTCCTGGTAATGAGCGCTTTTTAGAGTTACAAATGGTTTTGGGAATCGCGGCTTTGCTTGGTCATATTTTTCCGGTTCTTGCTGCTTTCAGGGGAGGGAAGGGGATTGCCACATTGCTGGGGGTTACACTGGCCCTTCATCCTCAGGCTGCCCTGGTTTGCATTGGTGTATTCGCACTTGTCTTTTTGCTAACCAATTATGTCTCACTTTCCTCAATGGTTTCTGCCCTCTCTTTTCCGGTAAGTCTGATGTTCTTCTTTCCTACCGGGGTGCCTTCTTTTGTAGCGTTTTCCCTGTTTCTGGTTGCCATTGTCCTGTTAACCCACCAAAAGAATATTGAACGCCTGATTAACCGCGAAGAGTCCAAGATCCACCTCCTGAGAAAGCGACCTGCCTCCCGGCCCCGGGAAGCCGATGAGGAGTAA
- a CDS encoding S9 family peptidase has translation MKKLILTTFSLLIFTALKPQGDKLITLEDIYKSPAFYGQGFYGMDFTADGKHYLEVDNSEPGNKKVVRYHLASGTAINTVVQEKELLINGKKPLIYFESFQFSPDEKKILFYGEQETVYRHSTLENYYIFDLVSRQLKALSVSGKQSLAGFSPSGSHVAYVRGNNLYLVETATGKETRVTADGEKNKIINGAPDWVYEEEYSFIKAYWWSPDGKYLAYLRFDESEVREYNMQKWGSLYPSDYRFKYPKAGEKNSVVTAHVFDLTSGKIRTVETGAEQDQYLPRISWSTLPGQLCITRLNRLQNHLELLLADCSSTEEKISSRVLYTESAQTYIEIHDFLKFRKDGSFLWVSDKDGWTHIYLMDKEGKQVRDLTPGKFDVLDVYGEDAGGNIYYCAAEAHPTEKEVYAVKNDGSGKRTLSLKKGASMALFSPGFLYYALSHSDANTPPHAELYNSKGKLMRSLVTNDELISKMKGYKLGKKEFINVPTADGTMLNAYIIKPKDFDPGKKYPVFMYVYGGPGNSIALNQWTGSEYFYQQMLVQKGYIIACVDNRGTGNRGRDFKHCTYKQLGKIETQDQIDAAKYFGGLPYVDKSRIGIFGWSYGGYMTSLCITKGAEYFKLAIAVAPVTNWRYYDSIYTERYNGLPQDNASGYDDNSPINHADKLKGKYLLIHGTGDDNVHFQNAVEMTNALIKAGKQFETMYYPDRAHGIRGGNATYHLYTLMSDFVLANL, from the coding sequence ATGAAGAAACTGATCTTAACCACCTTTAGTCTCCTGATCTTCACTGCGCTGAAGCCTCAGGGAGATAAACTAATTACCCTGGAGGACATCTACAAAAGCCCTGCATTCTATGGGCAGGGTTTTTACGGAATGGATTTTACCGCCGACGGGAAACATTACCTGGAAGTGGATAATTCAGAACCCGGGAATAAGAAAGTAGTCCGCTACCACCTTGCCTCCGGTACCGCAATTAATACGGTGGTTCAGGAAAAAGAGCTTCTGATCAACGGAAAAAAGCCGCTGATCTATTTCGAATCCTTTCAGTTCAGCCCGGATGAAAAGAAAATTCTTTTTTATGGTGAACAGGAAACCGTATACCGTCACAGTACATTGGAGAATTATTACATCTTCGATCTTGTCTCACGGCAGTTAAAGGCACTTTCTGTTTCGGGTAAGCAAAGCCTTGCCGGATTTTCCCCCTCCGGATCACATGTGGCTTACGTACGCGGTAATAATTTGTACCTGGTAGAAACGGCTACGGGAAAGGAGACTCGTGTCACTGCCGACGGAGAAAAAAATAAAATCATTAACGGTGCGCCGGATTGGGTGTATGAAGAAGAATATTCCTTTATAAAGGCGTATTGGTGGAGTCCGGACGGAAAGTATCTTGCTTATCTGCGCTTCGACGAGAGCGAGGTCAGAGAATATAATATGCAAAAGTGGGGAAGTCTGTATCCCTCTGACTACCGTTTCAAATACCCTAAGGCAGGGGAAAAGAATTCTGTTGTAACCGCCCATGTTTTTGACCTCACGTCCGGAAAAATCAGAACGGTAGAGACCGGCGCGGAACAAGACCAGTATCTGCCAAGGATTTCATGGTCAACATTGCCCGGACAGCTCTGTATCACGCGCCTGAACCGCCTCCAGAATCACCTGGAACTGCTTTTGGCCGACTGTTCATCAACCGAAGAAAAAATAAGCAGCCGCGTTTTATATACAGAATCGGCTCAAACGTATATTGAGATCCACGACTTTCTCAAATTCAGGAAAGACGGTTCTTTCCTATGGGTTTCTGACAAAGACGGATGGACCCATATCTACCTTATGGATAAGGAGGGTAAACAGGTGCGGGACCTCACTCCGGGAAAATTTGATGTCCTGGATGTATATGGTGAAGATGCGGGCGGGAATATCTATTACTGCGCAGCCGAAGCACATCCCACAGAAAAAGAAGTATATGCTGTAAAAAATGATGGTTCGGGAAAACGTACTCTGTCGCTGAAAAAAGGTGCTTCCATGGCGTTATTCAGTCCCGGATTTCTCTATTATGCATTGAGCCATTCGGATGCCAACACTCCTCCCCATGCGGAATTGTATAATAGCAAGGGTAAGCTGATGCGATCTCTGGTTACCAATGATGAGCTCATCAGTAAAATGAAAGGATACAAGCTGGGAAAAAAGGAATTTATTAATGTGCCCACCGCAGACGGAACGATGCTGAATGCATACATTATAAAACCGAAGGATTTTGATCCCGGAAAAAAATACCCTGTATTTATGTATGTATACGGAGGTCCCGGGAACAGTATTGCACTGAACCAGTGGACAGGTTCAGAGTACTTTTATCAGCAGATGCTGGTCCAGAAAGGCTACATCATTGCCTGTGTGGATAACAGGGGTACCGGCAACCGCGGGAGAGATTTTAAACACTGCACTTACAAACAACTGGGAAAAATAGAAACCCAGGATCAGATAGATGCAGCCAAATATTTCGGCGGGTTACCTTATGTAGATAAATCCAGGATCGGTATTTTCGGATGGAGTTACGGAGGATATATGACCAGCCTTTGCATCACCAAGGGGGCAGAATATTTCAAACTTGCCATTGCCGTGGCTCCTGTTACAAACTGGAGGTATTACGACTCCATCTATACCGAGCGGTATAACGGATTACCACAGGATAATGCCTCCGGGTACGACGACAATTCTCCCATTAACCATGCGGATAAGCTCAAAGGAAAATATCTGCTCATTCATGGAACCGGCGACGATAACGTGCATTTTCAGAACGCAGTGGAGATGACCAATGCTTTGATAAAAGCGGGAAAGCAGTTCGAGACCATGTATTACCCAGACCGGGCGCATGGTATCAGGGGTGGAAATGCTACGTATCACCTATACACTCTAATGTCGGATTTTGTTTTAGCTAATCTTTAG
- the paaZ gene encoding phenylacetic acid degradation bifunctional protein PaaZ, which translates to MTLKTAAAKPLENYTLGQWKKGEGEGQLLFNAITGEPLATASSAGLDFGAMCEYARKTGGSKLRKLTFHERGQMLKALALHLMKVKEKFYSISWATGATRSDSWVDIEGGIGNLFAYASLRRTFPNETFCLDGDIAKLSKQNTFIGHHLCVPKEGVAIHINAFNFPVWGMLEKVAVNWLAGVPAIVKPATLTSYLTEAVVREIVSSGILPAGALQLICGSANGILDHVISQDVVTFTGSAATGKALKSHRRIIEESVPFNMEADSLNCCVMGPDVSPDKPEFDIFIKEVVREITTKAGQKCTAVRRIIVPENRVEEVRVALGKRLAGTVIGDPQTEGVRMGSLAGQSQRKEVMEKVEQLSRSQKLIIGDFEKFEVKGADRQKGAFMPPVIFFNPDPFNKTDCHSIEAFGPVSTLMPYNTLGDAVELAKLGKGSLVSSIVTADEKAARAYVLNAASMHGRVMVLNEECARESTGHGSPLPMLVHGGPGRAGGGEEMGGRRGVFHYLQRTAIQGSPTMLSAVSHQYLYGGKYTNKDVHPFRCHFEELEPGDTLITDTHTVKESDITEFAALSGDRFYAHLQPDALGGTVFKRTVAHGYFILSRAAGLFVDPPKGPVLLNYGIDDCRFTKPIYPGMSIGVRFTCKEKIENDKPLNAADGTEVKTGIVKWVVDVFDASPQDVRDRYNLEGSTGDTVAIATILTMVRKKNQ; encoded by the coding sequence ATGACTCTGAAAACTGCCGCTGCAAAACCGCTGGAAAACTACACCCTTGGCCAATGGAAAAAGGGTGAAGGAGAAGGACAATTATTGTTTAACGCGATCACCGGAGAACCATTGGCCACAGCCAGTTCCGCTGGACTTGATTTCGGTGCCATGTGTGAATATGCACGGAAAACGGGCGGAAGCAAACTGCGAAAGCTGACCTTCCATGAAAGAGGCCAGATGCTGAAAGCCCTCGCGCTTCACCTTATGAAAGTGAAAGAAAAGTTCTATTCCATTTCCTGGGCTACCGGTGCCACCCGGTCCGACTCATGGGTAGATATTGAAGGTGGTATTGGAAATCTCTTCGCCTATGCCAGCCTGCGCCGAACATTTCCCAATGAAACCTTTTGTCTGGATGGCGATATTGCAAAACTATCTAAACAAAACACATTTATAGGTCATCACCTTTGCGTTCCGAAAGAAGGTGTGGCTATTCACATCAACGCTTTTAATTTTCCTGTCTGGGGCATGCTTGAAAAGGTGGCGGTAAACTGGCTAGCCGGTGTACCAGCCATTGTTAAACCTGCAACACTCACCTCCTACCTCACTGAAGCAGTGGTGCGGGAAATTGTAAGTTCGGGAATATTGCCAGCCGGCGCCCTTCAACTTATTTGCGGAAGCGCGAACGGAATATTGGACCATGTTATAAGTCAGGACGTGGTTACATTTACCGGTAGCGCTGCAACCGGAAAAGCGCTTAAATCACATCGTCGGATCATTGAGGAATCTGTCCCTTTCAACATGGAAGCAGACTCGCTTAACTGCTGTGTTATGGGACCTGATGTGAGTCCCGACAAACCGGAGTTTGATATTTTTATTAAAGAAGTAGTTCGGGAAATTACCACAAAAGCCGGGCAAAAATGTACTGCTGTACGCCGCATCATTGTTCCTGAGAACCGTGTGGAAGAAGTGCGTGTGGCATTAGGCAAACGGCTTGCAGGCACCGTAATCGGTGATCCGCAAACTGAAGGAGTGCGGATGGGATCGCTGGCAGGACAATCGCAAAGGAAAGAAGTAATGGAAAAGGTTGAACAGCTTAGCCGCAGCCAGAAACTTATTATCGGTGATTTCGAAAAATTTGAGGTAAAGGGGGCTGACCGACAGAAAGGAGCCTTTATGCCACCAGTCATTTTTTTCAATCCCGACCCCTTCAACAAAACAGATTGCCACTCCATTGAAGCCTTCGGACCGGTAAGTACACTTATGCCTTATAATACCCTGGGGGATGCTGTAGAGTTGGCAAAACTTGGCAAAGGATCGCTCGTTAGTTCCATTGTAACCGCCGATGAAAAAGCCGCCCGTGCATACGTACTGAATGCGGCCAGCATGCACGGCCGCGTGATGGTTCTCAATGAAGAATGTGCCAGAGAAAGTACAGGCCACGGGTCTCCCCTTCCTATGCTGGTTCACGGCGGTCCTGGCAGAGCCGGTGGCGGAGAGGAGATGGGCGGACGCAGGGGGGTGTTTCACTACCTTCAACGCACCGCCATTCAAGGCTCACCAACCATGCTAAGTGCGGTAAGCCATCAGTACCTTTATGGAGGAAAATACACCAACAAAGACGTTCATCCGTTCCGTTGTCATTTCGAAGAACTGGAGCCCGGCGATACACTTATAACAGACACACACACCGTCAAAGAATCTGATATTACCGAATTTGCAGCGCTAAGCGGAGACAGATTTTACGCACATTTACAGCCGGACGCCCTGGGCGGAACGGTTTTCAAACGCACCGTGGCTCACGGATATTTTATCTTATCCAGAGCTGCCGGCCTCTTTGTTGATCCGCCCAAAGGACCTGTGCTTCTGAACTATGGGATCGACGATTGCCGATTTACCAAACCCATCTATCCCGGGATGAGCATTGGGGTGCGCTTCACCTGCAAAGAGAAAATTGAAAATGACAAGCCCCTGAATGCCGCGGATGGTACGGAGGTTAAAACCGGAATCGTAAAATGGGTAGTGGACGTTTTCGATGCAAGTCCACAGGATGTGCGCGACCGCTACAATCTTGAGGGATCAACAGGAGACACTGTGGCCATTGCCACCATCCTTACCATGGTCAGGAAGAAGAATCAATAA
- a CDS encoding serine/threonine-protein phosphatase, producing METATETKPFFILYKPKDIVSGDFYHALAHKHDSIDHELFYLCAADCTGHGVPGALMSMIGISNLNESIIEKKLIHPSDILNNTRKGIIAALNPEGSEEESKDGMDCVLCCFDFKNMKLEFAAANNPLWHVRDGQLTEYKPDKMPVGVHGEDMKPFTLQKIDLRKGDIIYLFTDGYADQFGGDKGKKFKYKQLQEKLMSIHTLPMEDQKKILDETFEKWRGNLEQVDDVCVIGVRI from the coding sequence ATGGAAACAGCCACAGAAACCAAACCCTTCTTCATCCTCTACAAACCCAAAGACATCGTAAGCGGGGATTTTTATCACGCTTTAGCCCATAAGCACGACAGTATTGATCACGAATTATTCTATCTCTGTGCAGCCGACTGTACCGGGCATGGCGTTCCGGGGGCGCTGATGAGTATGATCGGCATTTCCAATCTGAACGAATCCATTATCGAAAAAAAACTCATTCATCCCAGTGATATTCTCAACAATACGCGGAAAGGTATTATAGCTGCTCTCAATCCTGAAGGCAGTGAAGAAGAAAGTAAAGACGGCATGGACTGTGTGCTGTGTTGCTTTGATTTCAAAAATATGAAACTGGAGTTTGCTGCTGCTAACAATCCGCTCTGGCATGTTCGCGACGGGCAGCTTACAGAATACAAACCGGATAAAATGCCGGTAGGGGTGCACGGAGAAGATATGAAACCGTTTACGCTGCAGAAAATCGATCTCAGGAAAGGAGACATCATCTACCTTTTCACCGACGGCTATGCCGATCAGTTCGGGGGCGACAAAGGAAAAAAATTCAAATACAAGCAGCTACAGGAAAAACTGATGTCGATACACACGCTTCCTATGGAGGACCAGAAAAAGATCCTGGATGAAACCTTCGAAAAATGGAGAGGCAACCTGGAACAGGTTGATGACGTATGTGTGATCGGTGTACGCATCTGA
- a CDS encoding universal stress protein — protein MDTSKLKGRPPFPFETIAVAIAFSPRLEALLSESHHLAKTFGARLILIHVGTANASKADKIQKVCAKAGITNPEVIWKEGTPATTILQVCKENTVDLLVIGALKKESLLRFYIGSLARTICRKAKCSVLLLTRPSSIRRKPERIVVNGVEHPKTTESLKTAVYFAEKYDVKEVKVVKELDMTGMAMTLADDTTASHANKMKKEITSEAEGYLESIIHQCQTRQVQLTEKTVKGKPGFAIGKYARDKKADLLVLNSPDKSLGLLDRIFTHDLEFILEDLPCDILLVHSRNHSEK, from the coding sequence ATGGATACTAGTAAACTCAAAGGCAGACCTCCCTTCCCTTTTGAAACAATTGCAGTGGCCATTGCTTTCTCACCGCGGCTGGAAGCGTTGCTTTCCGAGTCACATCATCTGGCGAAAACATTCGGCGCACGGCTAATTCTCATCCATGTAGGCACTGCAAATGCGTCTAAAGCAGATAAGATTCAAAAAGTGTGTGCCAAAGCAGGTATCACCAACCCGGAAGTGATCTGGAAAGAAGGAACTCCCGCCACTACAATCCTTCAGGTGTGCAAGGAAAACACCGTTGATTTGCTGGTGATCGGAGCGCTTAAAAAAGAGAGTCTGCTGCGCTTCTACATAGGATCGCTGGCGCGCACTATCTGCCGGAAAGCAAAATGCTCTGTTCTCCTGCTTACTCGACCGTCATCTATCCGCCGAAAGCCTGAACGCATAGTTGTAAATGGCGTAGAGCATCCCAAAACAACGGAATCACTGAAGACCGCTGTCTACTTCGCAGAAAAATACGATGTTAAAGAGGTAAAAGTTGTGAAAGAATTGGACATGACCGGGATGGCCATGACACTAGCCGACGACACGACGGCATCCCATGCCAATAAAATGAAAAAGGAGATCACCTCCGAAGCGGAAGGCTACCTTGAATCCATTATTCACCAATGCCAGACCCGTCAGGTTCAGCTTACTGAAAAAACGGTCAAGGGGAAACCGGGCTTTGCAATCGGTAAATACGCCCGTGACAAGAAAGCCGACCTGCTGGTGCTGAATTCCCCCGATAAGTCACTGGGGCTGCTGGACCGTATATTCACACATGACCTCGAATTTATCCTCGAGGATCTTCCCTGTGACATTCTTCTTGTACACTCCCGTAACCATTCAGAAAAATGA
- a CDS encoding cation:proton antiporter has product MNGLNSTELIVLLLSISVMLISSRVLAELGKRWKLPVVMGELFVGILLGPTVLGLISPETFSFLFPPTGNVPIAMDGIFKLSVVMLLFVAGMEVQLPLVLKQGKVAISTSFFSMIIPFATGFAVAWYFPELFGINAEGKIRLLFALFLGTALSISALPVIVRILMDMNLFKTNVGMVIVASAMFNDLFGWLIFSVVLSMAGQPDNMNIGYTILWVLGFGIFMLTIGKKIIDRILPWVQNKLSWPGGVLSGTLGLCLLCAAFTESIHIHAILGAFIAGIAIGDSVQLHERAREIIHQFVTNFFAPLFFVSIGLKLDFVENFNPVIVGVVLLLSFAGKVLGAYIGARLGGMGTSNSLAVGFGMNARGAMEIILGTLAYQAGLISQPIFVALVVMALVTSLSSGPLMRKFVKT; this is encoded by the coding sequence ATGAACGGTTTAAATAGCACCGAACTTATCGTATTGTTGCTATCCATCAGCGTTATGCTTATTTCCTCCCGCGTGCTTGCAGAACTGGGGAAACGGTGGAAACTACCGGTGGTGATGGGAGAACTTTTCGTAGGAATCTTACTTGGACCAACCGTACTGGGACTGATTTCGCCCGAGACATTCAGCTTTCTCTTTCCACCAACAGGTAATGTGCCCATTGCGATGGACGGTATCTTTAAACTATCCGTTGTGATGCTGCTTTTCGTTGCAGGAATGGAAGTACAACTACCACTGGTACTTAAACAAGGAAAGGTAGCTATCTCCACCAGTTTTTTCAGTATGATCATTCCTTTTGCCACAGGTTTTGCCGTTGCCTGGTATTTCCCGGAGTTGTTCGGTATCAACGCGGAGGGGAAAATCCGTCTGCTGTTTGCACTTTTCCTCGGCACAGCCCTGTCCATCTCTGCTTTACCCGTTATTGTCCGTATTCTGATGGACATGAATCTGTTCAAGACAAATGTAGGCATGGTGATCGTAGCCAGTGCAATGTTCAATGACTTGTTCGGCTGGTTGATCTTTTCAGTGGTTCTTTCCATGGCAGGTCAGCCCGACAATATGAATATCGGCTATACCATTTTATGGGTTCTGGGTTTTGGGATCTTCATGCTCACCATTGGCAAAAAGATCATTGACCGTATACTGCCCTGGGTACAAAACAAACTTTCCTGGCCCGGCGGTGTACTTAGCGGCACCCTGGGTCTTTGTCTGCTGTGCGCTGCTTTCACCGAATCCATTCACATTCATGCAATTCTCGGAGCATTTATCGCAGGTATCGCGATCGGGGACTCCGTTCAACTTCACGAGCGTGCACGAGAGATCATTCACCAGTTTGTAACCAATTTCTTCGCACCGCTGTTTTTTGTTAGCATCGGATTAAAGCTAGACTTCGTAGAGAATTTTAACCCTGTGATTGTTGGTGTTGTTCTTCTGCTATCTTTTGCCGGAAAAGTACTCGGCGCCTACATAGGAGCAAGACTGGGCGGAATGGGTACCTCTAATTCTCTTGCGGTTGGCTTCGGTATGAATGCACGGGGTGCTATGGAAATAATTCTCGGTACACTGGCTTATCAGGCAGGACTGATCAGCCAACCCATATTTGTGGCACTGGTGGTGATGGCCCTTGTCACTTCTCTCAGTTCAGGGCCTCTTATGCGAAAGTTTGTCAAGACATGA
- a CDS encoding replication-associated recombination protein A, whose translation MNSPATPLAERLRPHTLDDYIGQEHLAGKESVLRQTIEKGLCPSMILWGPPGVGKTTLANIIANALKRPFYTLSAINSGVKDIREVIDKAKGDPFFGTNHPILFIDEIHRFSKSQQDSLLNAVEKGIVTLIGATTENPSFEVIPALLSRCQVYVLEHLSREKLEQILKLAVEKDEYLKSKHIEFRETEALIRISGGDARKLLNALELVVLSRSGSGPVIITNAVVTKIIQSKMALYDKSGELHYDIISAFIKSIRGSDPNAAVYWMARMLEGGEDPLFIARRMIILASEDIGNANPTALVIAMNTVQAVNVIGMPEGRIVLSQCATYLACSSKSNAAYMAIETAAEKVKANSNLPVPLHLRNAPTRLMQELGYGKEYQYAHIGEGNFMEQEYLPEELSGNVFYQPGSNARELEFRKFLRERWKNKYGY comes from the coding sequence ATGAACTCTCCTGCAACACCACTGGCAGAGCGGCTCCGGCCGCATACACTCGATGATTACATCGGGCAGGAACATCTTGCAGGTAAAGAATCTGTACTTCGTCAGACCATTGAAAAGGGACTTTGCCCTTCCATGATCCTTTGGGGACCACCGGGAGTGGGGAAAACCACACTGGCAAATATTATTGCGAATGCACTCAAACGTCCGTTTTACACGCTGAGTGCAATTAACTCCGGCGTAAAAGATATCCGTGAAGTCATTGATAAAGCAAAAGGAGACCCGTTTTTTGGAACAAATCATCCCATCCTGTTCATTGATGAGATTCACCGGTTTTCAAAATCGCAGCAGGATTCACTGCTGAATGCAGTTGAAAAAGGAATTGTAACCCTCATCGGAGCTACCACTGAAAATCCCTCCTTTGAAGTCATTCCCGCCCTGCTGTCCAGGTGTCAGGTATATGTCCTGGAACATCTTAGCCGTGAAAAACTTGAACAAATTCTGAAACTCGCCGTCGAAAAGGACGAGTATCTGAAGAGCAAACACATTGAATTCAGGGAAACAGAAGCTCTGATCCGCATTTCAGGCGGAGATGCGCGAAAACTACTGAACGCGCTTGAGCTGGTGGTGCTCTCCCGCTCAGGTTCCGGTCCTGTTATTATTACCAATGCAGTTGTTACAAAGATCATACAAAGCAAAATGGCATTGTACGATAAATCGGGCGAGCTGCATTATGATATTATCTCTGCATTTATCAAATCGATCCGCGGAAGTGACCCGAATGCCGCTGTTTACTGGATGGCCAGAATGCTCGAAGGAGGCGAAGACCCTCTTTTTATTGCCCGTCGTATGATCATCCTTGCCTCAGAAGATATCGGGAATGCCAATCCTACAGCACTCGTCATCGCGATGAATACTGTCCAGGCCGTTAATGTGATCGGTATGCCTGAAGGCAGGATTGTTCTTTCGCAGTGTGCTACCTATCTGGCCTGTTCCTCAAAAAGCAACGCTGCCTATATGGCCATTGAAACCGCGGCTGAAAAAGTTAAGGCAAACAGCAACCTCCCCGTTCCACTCCACCTGCGGAATGCCCCAACACGCCTGATGCAGGAGCTTGGATACGGAAAAGAATACCAATATGCACATATAGGTGAAGGGAACTTTATGGAACAAGAATACCTTCCTGAAGAGCTCAGTGGAAACGTCTTTTATCAACCGGGATCCAATGCCAGGGAACTTGAATTCAGGAAGTTTCTCAGAGAAAGATGGAAAAATAAATACGGTTACTGA